The Salvelinus alpinus chromosome 22, SLU_Salpinus.1, whole genome shotgun sequence DNA window taatctggCCTGATtacagttaaataaataaaaatatgtgaTTACCTaatacatgtaatccgttactttcCAACCCTGATTCTATTATTGAGACACCATTTATTGTATTGTTCTACAGAAGGAGGAGTTCATTTGACTTACTTGTTTTTCTTATCTGAGGAAGGCTTTCCCTCGGAGTCTCCGTCCATGTCTTCTGTAGGGCTCTGTAGCTCTGAGCGAGGAAACGCCGTCTTCAAGGTATCCACAATCTACAGAGCCATTTGTTCACACAGTTACATTCCCCTACGTATTTactgtatttggacagtgaaacaAAAAcgtttaatttggctctatattccagcattttggatttgagatccaATGTATTATATGAAGCGACAGTGcataatgtcaccttttatttgaggttattttcatacatatctgcttaaccgtttagaaatgaactCTTTATGTGTTTAGTCCCCCTATTATAGTGTATTAAATTGAGTAAAAGGTTTAGTATTTTGTTCCATATCCCTACCTCGCAATTACTATATTAAGCTTGTGACtccacaaacttgttggatgcatctgcagtttgttttggttatgtttcagataattttgtgcctaaaagaaatgaatggtaaatcatgtattgtgtcattttggagtcacttttactgtaaataaaatgatatgatgtttctgaacacttctacattgtTGTGGATGCTACCAGGATTACGGATAATCGGGAATGGAACGTGAATATTGAAAAACCCTTCTAACTTCTCACCATTATCAATTACAGGGGAGGTAAAATGTTTGGGGGTGCAATATTGATGCCTCTAAGTTCCTCACTCTCCACATTGAGGTTTTCTGTACAGCATCTCCTTGTTTCTAATGCATACaggcctagttaattaaagtgatTATCAATAACACATACCTTGTCTATGTGTGATACGATGAACGGCTTCTTGACAAAGGCAATTCTTGCATCTGTATTAAGAGCAAGGAACTCCTGCATTTCTTCACTGTTGGCAGTTTCGGGTATAGCACAAAGTTGCTGAAAAATAGGGGTGATGAGTGTTAGTTTtcaagtaacaataaaataacattttatttgtcacatgcttcgtaaacaacaggtgtagactaacagcgaAATGGTTGCTTTCTgttaatctacacctgttgtttacgaagcacgtGATTAATAAAATAGTATTTGATttgacacttaggttggagtcattaaaacttgtttttccacaactccacaaatttcttgttaacaaactatagttttgacaagtcggttaggacatctactttttgcatgacacatgtcatttttccaacaatggtttacagacagattatttcactgataattcactgtatcacaattccagtgggtcagaagtttacatacactaagtcaactgtgcctttaaacagcttggaaaattccagaaaatgatgtcatggcttttgaagcttctgataggctaattgacataatttgagtcaattggaggtgtacctgtggatgtatttcaaggcctaccttaaaactcagtgcctcttttcttgacatcatggggaaatctaaagaaatcagccaagacctcagaaaaaaaattgtagacctccacaagtctggttcatccttgggagaaatttccaaacgcctgaaggtaccacgttcatctgtacaaacaatagtatgcaagtataaacaccatgggaccacgcagccgtcataccgctcaggaaggagacacattctgtctcctagagatgaacgtactttggtgcaaaaagtgcaaatcaatcccagaacaacagcaaaggaccttgtgaagatgctggaggaaacaggtacaaaagtatctatagccacagtaaaacgagtcctatatcgacataacctgaaaggccgctcagcaaggaagaagccactgctccaaaacaggcataacaaagccagactacggtttgcaactgcacatggggacaaagattgaactttttggttagatgttctctggtctgatgaaacaaaaatagaactgtttggccataatgaccatcgttatgtttggaggaaaaaggtggaggcttgcaagccgaagaacaccatcccaaccgtgaagcacaggcgtggcagcatcatgttatgggggtgctttgctgcaggagggactggtgcacctcacaaaatagatggcattatgaggatggaaaattatgtggatatattgaagaaacatctcaagacatcagtcaggaagttagagcttggtcgcaaatgggtcttccaaatggacaatgaccccaagcatacttccaaagttgtggcaaaatagcttaaggacaacaaagtcaaggtattggaatggccatcacaaagccctgacctcaatcccatagaaaatgtgtgggcagaactgaaaaagcgtgtgcgagcatggaggcctacaaacctgactaagttacaccagctctgtcaggaggaatgggccaaaattcatccaacttattgtgggaagcttgtggaaggctacccgaaacacttgacccaagttaaacaatttaaaggcaatgctaccaaatactaattgagtgtgtgtaaacttctgacccactgggaatatgatgaaagaagtaaaagctgaaataaatcattctctctactattattctgacatttcacattctaaaataaagtggtgatcctaacttacctaaaacagggaatcttAACTAGGATTAaaggtcaggaattgtgaaaaactgagtttaaatgtatttggctaaggtgtatgtaaacttccgacttcaactgtatatggcaaTGAGAAATATTAAATTAAAGTGTATAATACATGCAGTTTACAAtgtacaaaacaaacaaaaaaatattgttttaatTCCCAAGGCTTGAGTTAAGATGTTACCAACCTTGAGGAAAGTCTCGAGCAGCCCTTTCCTGGCCTCAACTTTGTCACTGTCCATGTTACCGAACGGCAAGTCTGGAAATATTTTCTTTGGTCCTTTCACATCTAAACCATGTTAGTGAGATCAGTTAGAAGCTGTAAGAAAGACACCCAGTCTAGTTCCACATGACACATGGAACTAAAACGCCTGAAAACGCCTGTCATTGTTCAGATAACAATACTTACTTTTGATGAGTTTTCGCAAGTCTGATTTCTCCTCCAAGCGGGTCTGTAGGTTGAGAAACTCACTATATCGCCGGTTGACCGTGTGATAGGCAACTGGCTGGATAGACCCTGGGATATTAGAGTCCATTGCTGTTTCATACTGAAAGACATATGTTTTAGCACAAAACAAACTAGATTAATATAGACAAAAATAATCTCGAAACTTCCCTTTCCACTACTTACCTTTTCTTTCCTCTACTCGGTGTTCTGGCCTTAAAACCGACACACCTCATCAATGATCAGAATAAGTTGTTTTAGCagcgtacagtggggagaacaagtatttgatacactgccgattttgcaggttttcctacttacaaagcatgtagaggtctgtaatttttatcataggtacacttcaactgtgaaagacggaatctaaaacaaaatccagaaaatcacattgtatgatttttaagtaattaatttaattacgaacaggtctgtgagagccggaattcttactggttggtaggtgatcaaatacttatgtcatgcaataaaatgcaaattaattacttaaaaatcatacaatgtgattttctggattccgtctctcacagttgaagtgtacctatgataaaaattacagacctctacatgctttgtaagtaggaaaatcggcagtgtatcaaatacttgttctccccactgtatatgaagaCACATATGTAACCTAGCCTATTCAAACCACCAACATGTAATGTTCTCCATACTGTTCTCCATACATTAAACAACAAACAGATTCACCTTGCAATAATAACTCACCTTGACCGTGTAGAGAGTGTACGGGTGCGAGCCGGTGCCACGGTGCTCCTTGGCCGTGATGGTCCCGGGGATTCGAAGGTTCTGGATGATGATTGGGCCTTCGGGGCTGCTGAGGGGCTCAAAGCTGAAGGAGGGCAGGGGCGCCATGGGGGAGGAGGTCTGCAGAGGGCCGCTCACCGACGCCGTCAGCCCATTGGAGTGGCAGCCCACCGCCAGGTCCACGctcagcagctctctctctgggctAGTGCCGCTGTCCCTCATCTCCAGGTCCTGGAGGCTGCTGAAACTCGAGGGAACGTCCTCCATCGTGGTGCACAACACGTTAGCGAAGGCTTCGGGGTGATCCTGTTGTTCAGAGACCAGGACTTTGGGGGAGGAAGTGACCTCGGCTAGACCAGGGTAAACCCGGAGGTCATCCTCCAGATCCATGACGCTGCTGATGTCAGTGGGCGTGGCACACTCTCGAAACCGGTCCGACAGCGCTTCCTCTGCACCAATCAGAATCAGGGACTCCATTGAGCTCCTCTTGAAATCTGTCAGAGGAGAGTCCAGGTCTGAGTCGGTCTCTTGGTAGAACGGGTTGGATTTGACTGGTCTCAGGTAGTCCATTGGACAGATACCAATGTACTGTCTAGCCTGTCGAGGCTCTTCTTCCTCTATACTATTCTGAGGGCAGTACAATTCTGCCGAGTCGATGATATCGTAAGCAGCCAACTCAGGTGTGGCAGACTCTGTGTCGTTAGGTGTTTCTGATAGGATCCTTAAGGGTAAAGAGCAAGGGACCTGAACGTCTTGCTGGGGCTGATCCTGCTCTAAGACAGTGAGATGTGGCAGTGATGGTGTTTTTGGTGGTTCTGAGGCTTTGGGGGCTTGCATACTTGATTTGGTGAAAATGGAAACGATTAACAGGTTCAGCCAGTCTGGATCCGATAGCTTCGTAATGAAGGGGAGAAGCACATTGCATGTGATGAGCTCTCCGACCACAAACCTTCCCGTTCGGGTTTCCAGGTGAGGCGGTGGGACAAGAACATGCAGCAGCAGGTCAACAATAGCCCTGGCGTAGTTCACCTCCATGGCCGAGCTCTTCACAGCAGGGTGAGGTGTGCAGACCCGGGAGTATGCTTTCCAGAGGCTGTTCTCTCCATCCGGTTGCCTCTTCAGCTCGGCCATGACTTCTTTGGCTCTCAGGTAGCTCTGAAGGTGGTCACCACACAGGTCCAAAACTCTCTGGGTCAGGACCTTCCTGTCCACTCTTCTTGACCGATTCTTCAGCTCCATCGCCATGGAGTACATGGCACTTTGCACCTCGACCTCAAAGTGCCGCTCCGAGGACACTATGCAGTACCAGGAGGACACAAAGTCTCTGATTATCTTGCGCACGGTGGTCTGTATCTCGTGGTCTAGCTGCCGCTCACTCTCAGGCGAAGGAGGGACCCTTTCCAATGTGATGAACCGCTCTAGGTGAACAACACTGTTGGAGTCCAGGACAGCCTGAGATCCCAGCCAGCCTCCCATGACCACCAGGAGGCTGGTGAAGACACACAGCAGCCATACATTCACCAGTAAATGGAAGAGAATCAGCCATGTCAGAAGAGCTCCAAAGCCCAGTAGGCTCCTCTGACCCAGTAGCTCCGCCATAGTCCACTGAATTGGGCCAACAGTGTGAGACATGGCTCTTCATATGACTTTTATATTCAGTGTCTACAAAAAATAAATGACATAAGTAACGTTAGATTCATTTTACATTATCTACCTGGCAACACAGACATAGCTAGAGAATGTATTATCTGTGATAAACTAAATTTCTTCTCTGCAACCTACAGGAATAATTGGTATTATTGCTTGGTTAGCTGAGTAGCTCTGGCTAGTAGCAGCCAGTGGAGtggacctagctagctagttaatgttatactagctaacgttagctactgtactaaactaactaacgttagcttgtTGCCATGTAAAAGTGACAATccacatagctagctacatctaaTTACACATTGACTTTACAATTAACTGATGACATGTTCTATTATATTATTGATATGATGAGATGTCTGGTTATTCATGGTGGGGGTGGGAAAGCTACTGTTAGTTTGCTAGCCGGGTCGTCTTTCCTTTCGTTAGCTTgctacagtaacgttagctagctagccaagctaAATTACCCTTGCTAAATTTACCTTAGTCAAATGTACCCCTAGCTTGATGTTCCGGAAAGTACGACAAGTAAGATGATACAAGCAGT harbors:
- the snx19b gene encoding sorting nexin-19 isoform X1, translated to MSHTVGPIQWTMAELLGQRSLLGFGALLTWLILFHLLVNVWLLCVFTSLLVVMGGWLGSQAVLDSNSVVHLERFITLERVPPSPESERQLDHEIQTTVRKIIRDFVSSWYCIVSSERHFEVEVQSAMYSMAMELKNRSRRVDRKVLTQRVLDLCGDHLQSYLRAKEVMAELKRQPDGENSLWKAYSRVCTPHPAVKSSAMEVNYARAIVDLLLHVLVPPPHLETRTGRFVVGELITCNVLLPFITKLSDPDWLNLLIVSIFTKSSMQAPKASEPPKTPSLPHLTVLEQDQPQQDVQVPCSLPLRILSETPNDTESATPELAAYDIIDSAELYCPQNSIEEEEPRQARQYIGICPMDYLRPVKSNPFYQETDSDLDSPLTDFKRSSMESLILIGAEEALSDRFRECATPTDISSVMDLEDDLRVYPGLAEVTSSPKVLVSEQQDHPEAFANVLCTTMEDVPSSFSSLQDLEMRDSGTSPERELLSVDLAVGCHSNGLTASVSGPLQTSSPMAPLPSFSFEPLSSPEGPIIIQNLRIPGTITAKEHRGTGSHPYTLYTVKYETAMDSNIPGSIQPVAYHTVNRRYSEFLNLQTRLEEKSDLRKLIKNVKGPKKIFPDLPFGNMDSDKVEARKGLLETFLKQLCAIPETANSEEMQEFLALNTDARIAFVKKPFIVSHIDKIVDTLKTAFPRSELQSPTEDMDGDSEGKPSSDKKNKSRLRFSSKITPVLNVSDMRPKVLYCLDEGSTGFNGLSVAGLEAFIKEQELAVMCDAEAEREGCPGLRVEVGGCGCTRNNLPGASIQDSVAETALADVALDIMCLLMKDQWSWLCTDNIRKTIRLLFGTLIDRWLDVSVANLTCTQYWVIYLRVLQEAVWPGGSLPAQPRPERSHQQKEDTKQQSLHCLMRLLPDLLSDMLGSDKYQLSWQTALESLQDPYINRHLVYCIWDLLLEFLVPETSEEDFQKTLLQSLSKNAEKLPP
- the snx19b gene encoding sorting nexin-19 isoform X2 — protein: MSHTVGPIQWTMAELLGQRSLLGFGALLTWLILFHLLVNVWLLCVFTSLLVVMGGWLGSQAVLDSNSVVHLERFITLERVPPSPESERQLDHEIQTTVRKIIRDFVSSWYCIVSSERHFEVEVQSAMYSMAMELKNRSRRVDRKVLTQRVLDLCGDHLQSYLRAKEVMAELKRQPDGENSLWKAYSRVCTPHPAVKSSAMEVNYARAIVDLLLHVLVPPPHLETRTGRFVVGELITCNVLLPFITKLSDPDWLNLLIVSIFTKSSMQAPKASEPPKTPSLPHLTVLEQDQPQQDVQVPCSLPLRILSETPNDTESATPELAAYDIIDSAELYCPQNSIEEEEPRQARQYIGICPMDYLRPVKSNPFYQETDSDLDSPLTDFKRSSMESLILIGAEEALSDRFRECATPTDISSVMDLEDDLRVYPGLAEVTSSPKVLVSEQQDHPEAFANVLCTTMEDVPSSFSSLQDLEMRDSGTSPERELLSVDLAVGCHSNGLTASVSGPLQTSSPMAPLPSFSFEPLSSPEGPIIIQNLRIPGTITAKEHRGTGSHPYTLYTVKYETAMDSNIPGSIQPVAYHTVNRRYSEFLNLQTRLEEKSDLRKLIKNVKGPKKIFPDLPFGNMDSDKVEARKGLLETFLKQLCAIPETANSEEMQEFLALNTDARIAFVKKPFIVSHIDKIVDTLKTAFPRSELQSPTEDMDGDSEGKPSSDKKNKSRLRFSSKITPVLNVSDMRPKVLYCLDEGSTGFNGLSVAGLEAFIKEQELAVMCDAEAEREGCPGLRVEVGGCGCTRNNLPGASIQDSVAETALADVALDIMCLLMKDQWSWLCTDNIRKTIRLLFGTLIDRWLDVSVANLTCTQYWVIYLRVLQEAVWPGGSLPAQPRPERSHQQKEDTKQQSLHCLMRLLPDLLSDMLGSDKYQLSWQTALESLQDPYINRAHYKEDNDTKMSVPRTVHRS